A portion of the Anas platyrhynchos isolate ZD024472 breed Pekin duck chromosome 26, IASCAAS_PekinDuck_T2T, whole genome shotgun sequence genome contains these proteins:
- the LOC139999515 gene encoding feather keratin 4-like, translating to MACNDLYPPKTSVAVPQPIAESCNELCARQCPDSTAFIQPPPVVVTFPGPILSSFPQQAVVGSSGAPAFGGSLGLGGLYGAGATQGSGGLCTFGRPYASPACSPYLLPRYSKKLWDTCGPC from the coding sequence ATGGCTTGCAACGACCTGTACCCGCCGAAAACCAGCGTCGCCGTCCCCCAGCCCATCGCTGAGAGCTGCAACGAGCTGTGCGCGCGGCAGTGCCCCGACTCGACGGCCTTCATCCAGCCGCCCCCCGTTGTCGTCACCTTccccggccccatcctcagctccttcccccagcaagCCGTGGTGGGCTCCTCCGGAGCACCCGCCtttgggggctccctggggctggggggcctcTACGGCGCGGGGGCCACCCAGGGCTCGGGGGGCCTCTGCACCTTTGGCAGGCCCTACGCTTCTCCCGCCTGCAGCCCCTACCTCTTGCCGCGCTACAGCAAGAAGCTGTGGGACACCTGTGGGCCCTGCTAA